In Bryobacteraceae bacterium, the following proteins share a genomic window:
- a CDS encoding heme peroxidase family protein has protein sequence MPTHAAAAAAAALKPSAKHHGLHPNKEAMPLCHQGVQRADRFGRLFPHLPALYTAPDALAALGASGGPMESTGTPKKAATVSAAAVFFGQFIDHDITLDITSSLTRVNTPGSVANARTPTLDLDCIFGDGPEANPFLYWNGRSGADAALNGVCLLTGADGAAANPLASADLARTADGRACIGDPRNDENRVVSQLQLAMIRFYNKVAVKVHTANPGLTGGALFEEARRVCTWHYQWVVVHDFLTTMIGKPLVDDILGCGRQFYRPEKCTHGEHYGAEPYIPIEFSVAAYRFGHSMVPESLKVQGSGVPLSLFGPELGGGFQPLSSADAVIEWPQVLAERADKLDAKLAPTLLALPFLTAGENSLASRNLLRGQSFLLPSGEKVAAHLCRPEAEIAKVTKAAKILAGGIDLSTGTPLWLYILLEGGLFGKSPYGPADKGEGLGPVGGRIVGEVIIGALELDDRSFLGANRAWHPDDPRDGLGVHTLADMLTYN, from the coding sequence ATGCCGACTCATGCTGCAGCAGCCGCCGCGGCCGCTCTGAAACCATCGGCCAAACACCATGGCCTCCACCCGAACAAGGAAGCGATGCCCCTGTGTCACCAGGGCGTCCAGCGCGCCGACCGTTTCGGCCGCTTGTTCCCGCACCTGCCCGCGCTCTACACGGCTCCCGACGCGCTTGCGGCGCTGGGCGCCTCCGGCGGCCCGATGGAAAGCACCGGGACGCCGAAGAAAGCCGCCACTGTCTCCGCCGCGGCTGTCTTCTTCGGCCAGTTCATCGACCACGACATCACACTCGACATCACGTCGAGCCTGACGCGGGTGAACACGCCGGGTTCGGTCGCCAACGCACGCACACCTACGCTCGACCTGGATTGCATCTTCGGCGACGGTCCCGAGGCGAATCCGTTCCTTTATTGGAACGGACGGTCCGGCGCGGACGCCGCTCTCAACGGTGTTTGCCTGCTCACGGGCGCCGACGGCGCCGCGGCGAATCCCCTTGCCTCCGCCGACCTGGCCCGAACCGCGGACGGCCGCGCCTGCATCGGCGACCCGCGCAACGACGAAAACCGCGTGGTGTCGCAATTGCAGCTCGCCATGATCCGCTTCTACAACAAGGTGGCGGTGAAGGTTCACACAGCGAATCCAGGGCTCACCGGCGGCGCGCTGTTCGAGGAAGCGAGGCGCGTTTGCACCTGGCACTACCAGTGGGTGGTGGTGCACGACTTCCTGACGACCATGATAGGCAAACCGCTCGTTGACGACATCCTGGGCTGCGGACGCCAATTCTACCGGCCGGAGAAATGCACACACGGCGAGCACTATGGCGCGGAGCCTTACATCCCGATCGAGTTCTCCGTGGCCGCCTACCGGTTCGGCCATTCGATGGTGCCGGAGAGCCTCAAGGTGCAGGGGTCCGGCGTCCCGTTGAGCCTGTTCGGGCCCGAACTGGGTGGGGGCTTCCAGCCGTTGTCGAGCGCGGACGCGGTGATCGAATGGCCGCAGGTGCTCGCCGAGCGCGCCGACAAGCTCGACGCGAAGCTGGCGCCGACGCTGCTGGCCCTGCCGTTCCTGACGGCCGGGGAGAACTCGCTCGCCTCGCGGAACCTGCTTCGAGGGCAGTCGTTCCTGCTGCCCTCGGGCGAGAAAGTGGCCGCGCACCTGTGCCGACCGGAGGCGGAGATCGCGAAGGTGACGAAGGCGGCGAAGATCCTCGCCGGCGGCATCGATCTTTCCACCGGCACGCCGTTGTGGCTGTACATACTGCTCGAGGGCGGACTGTTCGGGAAGTCGCCGTATGGGCCGGCCGACAAGGGCGAAGGGCTGGGGCCGGTAGGCGGCCGGATCGTCGGCGAGGTGATCATCGGCGCGCTCGAACTGGACGACCGCAGCTTCCTCGGCGCGAACCGCGCCTGGCATCCGGACGATCCACGCGACGGCCTCGGCGTGCATACGCTGGCCGACATGCTCACCTACAATTGA
- the murQ gene encoding N-acetylmuramic acid 6-phosphate etherase, with the protein MNLESLLTEQRNPASDAIDARPTHEVLAIINDEDRRVADSVTPEIPAIAKLVDGIAERMDRGGRLFYIGAGTSGRLGVLDAAECRPTFNAPAELVQGVIAGGEAALARATEASEDDPTAGVRDLEARGFGPNDTLVGIAASGRTPYVLGAIDWARSVGALTAGISCTPASELAARAEIAITPLPGAEIVTGSTRMKAGTATKLVLNMISTGVMIRRGAVFGNLMVNVQPTNEKLRHRARRIVRDATRVDDARAAALLEAAGDTVRTAIVMARLNTTRERAEALLAAAGNRVSEVINRNQNGSVSD; encoded by the coding sequence ATGAACCTCGAATCCCTCCTCACCGAGCAGCGCAACCCGGCCTCGGACGCGATCGACGCGCGGCCCACGCACGAAGTGCTCGCCATCATCAACGACGAAGACCGGCGTGTCGCGGACTCGGTCACCCCCGAGATCCCGGCGATTGCGAAGCTCGTCGACGGCATTGCCGAGCGCATGGATCGCGGCGGGCGTTTGTTCTACATCGGCGCCGGAACCAGCGGCCGCCTCGGCGTGCTCGACGCCGCTGAGTGCCGCCCCACTTTCAATGCGCCCGCCGAGCTCGTCCAGGGTGTGATCGCCGGTGGCGAGGCCGCGCTCGCCCGCGCCACCGAAGCCAGCGAGGACGATCCCACCGCCGGCGTCCGGGATCTCGAAGCTCGCGGCTTCGGCCCGAACGACACGCTGGTCGGCATCGCCGCCAGCGGCCGTACTCCCTACGTGCTCGGCGCCATCGATTGGGCGCGATCGGTCGGCGCGCTCACGGCCGGCATCAGTTGCACGCCCGCGTCGGAACTGGCCGCCCGCGCCGAGATCGCCATCACGCCGCTCCCCGGCGCTGAAATCGTCACCGGCTCCACGCGCATGAAAGCCGGCACGGCCACGAAACTCGTGCTCAACATGATCTCCACAGGCGTGATGATCCGCCGCGGAGCCGTGTTCGGCAACCTCATGGTGAACGTCCAGCCGACCAACGAAAAACTCCGCCACCGCGCCCGCCGCATCGTGCGCGACGCCACCAGGGTGGACGACGCCCGCGCCGCAGCGCTGCTCGAAGCCGCCGGCGACACCGTGCGCACGGCCATTGTCATGGCCCGGCTCAATACCACGCGCGAACGTGCCGAGGCTCTGCTCGCCGCCGCCGGCAATCGCGTTTCGGAAGTCATCAACAGGAACCAAAATGGATCAGTTTCGGATTGA
- a CDS encoding alpha-amylase family glycosyl hydrolase, producing MPSPIEPTAPRRLADASLSPRGPVHPSPASWRDQFLYFLLPDRFSDGGESARPLFDRADPAAHRAADRAAWMRAGRNFTGGTLNGIRSQLPYLAGLGVTAIWVGPVWKQRADLDTYHGYGIQNFLEIDPRFGTRRDLRDLVDAAHARGIYVILDIIYNHTGNNFFYNDAGTARTTMPYRFGPPYPVHGWRDGAGGSTGHTAPPDSLETGAWPEEFQNLGIYTRAGQIGHWDPAGWEDPLHPDNEFRRGDFFDLKDLNLGALGFLIDVYRYWIALSDCDGFRIDTVKHVSFDASRNFCGGIREYAESIGKENFLLAGEVTGGAALAHNYLDVFGRNLDAALDIGDPALRLANLGKGFLAPIDFFSQFDGHDELGSHRVVGRYHVSVLDDHDMVGRAKRRFSAGSNGPSRDLQAAHTVGIQLTTLGIPCIYYGTEQAFDGSTAYHDPGIEPPDQWGNIPFDDRYLREGMFGGPFGAFGTAGCHFFDVDHPAYLRIAAIARLRARHDGIGMTLRRGRQYLRETSSGSFGFSIPQAGQLFAWSRIMWNREVVIVVNPNGGVPDGAHVTIDAGLHENAVRLQVLYNGNWTAAQLAAPPADQFLPVNVIDGRATVPVDLPPAGMLILA from the coding sequence ATGCCCTCCCCGATCGAACCCACTGCACCGCGTCGGCTCGCCGACGCGAGCCTCTCCCCGCGCGGACCGGTCCACCCGAGCCCCGCCTCCTGGCGCGACCAGTTCCTCTATTTCCTGCTCCCGGATCGCTTCTCCGACGGCGGCGAATCGGCGCGGCCTCTGTTTGACCGCGCAGATCCGGCCGCCCATCGCGCGGCGGATCGGGCCGCCTGGATGCGCGCCGGCCGCAACTTCACCGGCGGCACGCTCAACGGCATCCGTTCCCAGCTCCCTTACCTCGCCGGACTCGGCGTTACCGCCATCTGGGTGGGCCCTGTGTGGAAGCAGCGCGCCGATCTCGACACCTACCACGGCTACGGCATCCAGAATTTCCTCGAGATCGACCCGCGTTTCGGCACCCGCCGGGATCTCCGCGATCTCGTCGACGCCGCTCACGCCCGCGGCATCTACGTCATCCTCGACATCATCTACAACCACACCGGCAACAACTTCTTCTACAACGACGCTGGGACGGCTCGCACCACGATGCCGTATCGCTTCGGTCCGCCTTATCCGGTCCACGGGTGGCGCGACGGCGCCGGCGGGAGCACCGGCCACACCGCCCCGCCGGATTCGCTTGAGACCGGCGCGTGGCCGGAGGAGTTTCAGAATCTCGGTATCTACACGCGCGCCGGACAGATCGGCCATTGGGACCCCGCGGGGTGGGAAGATCCACTCCATCCCGACAACGAGTTCCGCCGCGGCGATTTTTTCGACCTCAAGGACCTCAACCTCGGCGCGCTCGGTTTCCTTATCGACGTGTACCGCTACTGGATCGCTCTCTCCGACTGCGACGGCTTCCGCATCGACACGGTGAAGCACGTCTCCTTCGACGCCTCGCGTAACTTCTGCGGCGGCATCCGCGAGTACGCCGAATCGATCGGGAAGGAGAACTTCCTGCTCGCCGGCGAAGTGACCGGCGGCGCCGCGCTGGCGCACAACTATCTCGACGTTTTCGGCCGCAATCTCGACGCCGCGCTCGACATCGGCGACCCCGCCTTGCGCCTCGCCAATCTCGGGAAGGGCTTCCTCGCTCCGATCGATTTCTTCAGCCAGTTCGACGGGCACGACGAACTCGGCAGCCACCGTGTCGTCGGCCGATATCACGTCTCCGTGCTCGACGATCACGACATGGTGGGCCGGGCCAAGCGCCGCTTTTCCGCGGGCAGCAACGGGCCTTCGCGCGATCTGCAGGCCGCGCACACGGTGGGTATCCAGCTGACCACGCTCGGCATCCCGTGCATCTACTACGGCACCGAGCAGGCGTTCGATGGCTCAACCGCCTATCACGATCCGGGGATCGAGCCGCCGGACCAGTGGGGCAATATCCCGTTCGACGACCGGTATCTGCGCGAGGGTATGTTCGGCGGACCATTTGGGGCGTTCGGAACGGCGGGCTGCCATTTCTTCGACGTCGACCATCCGGCCTACCTGCGGATCGCCGCCATTGCGCGGCTACGCGCGCGGCACGACGGCATTGGCATGACGCTGCGCCGCGGGCGGCAGTATTTGCGTGAGACCTCGTCCGGCAGCTTCGGGTTTTCGATTCCCCAGGCAGGGCAGCTATTTGCGTGGTCGCGAATCATGTGGAACCGCGAGGTGGTGATCGTGGTGAATCCGAACGGCGGTGTTCCCGACGGCGCGCATGTGACGATCGACGCCGGGCTGCACGAGAACGCCGTTCGACTGCAGGTGCTCTACAACGGCAACTGGACCGCCGCTCAGCTCGCCGCCCCTCCGGCGGATCAGTTCCTGCCGGTGAACGTCATCGACGGGCGGGCGACGGTGCCGGTGGACCTGCCTCCGGCGGGGATGCTGATCCTGGCGTAA
- a CDS encoding VTT domain-containing protein → MRLLLLVGVLLAAILAPFFLWEGQIQAAIEAFLASPHAKLWTAIGIAAILALDILLPVPSSIVSTAAGTLLGLGLGTAASFAGMTAGCLLGYAAGLRAPVDRMLKPDELERMRAAQHRWGDWMLAVFRPVPVLAEASVVFAGLTRAPFHRFLTLTSLANLGISLIYTTAGALFPSLGSFFYALAAAILLPGIAMWLSKRRSAIR, encoded by the coding sequence ATGCGATTGCTGCTCCTGGTGGGTGTCCTGCTCGCCGCGATTCTGGCGCCGTTCTTTCTCTGGGAGGGCCAGATCCAGGCGGCCATTGAGGCGTTCCTCGCCTCGCCGCACGCGAAGCTGTGGACGGCGATCGGCATCGCCGCGATCCTCGCGCTCGACATCCTGCTGCCGGTTCCCTCGAGCATTGTCAGCACCGCCGCCGGAACACTGCTCGGGCTGGGGCTCGGCACGGCGGCCTCGTTCGCCGGAATGACGGCGGGATGCCTGCTCGGGTACGCGGCCGGGCTCCGCGCGCCGGTGGACCGGATGCTCAAGCCCGACGAGTTGGAGCGCATGCGCGCCGCGCAGCACCGCTGGGGCGATTGGATGCTGGCGGTTTTCCGCCCCGTGCCCGTGCTGGCTGAAGCCTCGGTGGTTTTCGCCGGCCTCACCCGCGCGCCGTTCCACCGGTTCCTCACGCTGACCTCGCTCGCCAACCTCGGCATCTCGCTGATCTACACGACGGCGGGCGCGTTGTTCCCTTCCCTCGGCTCGTTCTTCTACGCGCTCGCCGCGGCGATCCTGCTGCCGGGCATCGCCATGTGGCTCTCGAAGCGGCGCTCAGCGATACGATGA
- a CDS encoding rhodanese-like domain-containing protein: protein MKHSPGFLALVDDAKSRVRCIEVTEYAVMRSSGESHLLIDVREESEFAAGHAAGSIHIGKGIIERDIEARVPDKSVSIVLYCGGGYRSALAADALRIMGYESVISLEGGWRAWQEAGFPTEF, encoded by the coding sequence ATGAAGCACTCCCCCGGATTCCTCGCATTGGTTGACGACGCAAAGAGCCGAGTCCGCTGCATCGAAGTGACCGAGTACGCGGTCATGCGCTCCAGCGGCGAATCGCACCTGCTGATCGACGTCCGCGAAGAAAGCGAGTTTGCCGCCGGACACGCTGCCGGTTCGATCCACATCGGCAAGGGGATCATCGAACGCGACATCGAAGCCCGGGTGCCCGACAAATCGGTGAGCATCGTGCTGTATTGCGGCGGCGGCTACCGGTCCGCCCTGGCCGCCGATGCGCTGCGGATCATGGGGTACGAATCGGTGATTTCGCTCGAAGGCGGGTGGCGCGCCTGGCAGGAGGCGGGGTTTCCGACGGAGTTCTGA
- a CDS encoding arylsulfatase, protein MANPLSRRALLGAAAATLNAQAASKPNIVLVLMDNLGWGELGCYGGGVLRGAPTPRIDKLATEGMRLLNFNVEAQCVPSRAALLTGRYAVRGGNQSVPLETPIYGLTQWERTLPEILSEAGYATAMYGKWHLGQTKGRFPTDHGFDEWYGIPNSSNDSFWPTNSRFRPGSHPFVKYAEVMESRRGEAPKAVKTYDLEARAAIDGEITDRAIGYLQRQAKSSKPFFLYLPYTMPHMPLKASKEFAGKTGNGEFADVLTQIDTYSGRLLDEMDRLRLRDNTVFIFASDNGGEATPPYHGFNGPWRGTYFTGFEGSLRAPCIVRWPGRVPAGAVSNEIVHEMDLYTTLAGMAGAKRPTDRIIDGVDQIEFLSGRAKQSARESVVIYLGSEICGVKWRNWKMITREVDRGFGEPLKQYTFPLWYDLHTDPKEENPLDPRWIENMWVRWPAGQVLVDHRASLKKEPPIPPGTPD, encoded by the coding sequence ATGGCGAACCCTCTTTCGCGGCGCGCGTTGCTTGGCGCGGCCGCGGCCACTCTGAACGCACAAGCCGCTTCGAAGCCCAACATCGTTCTCGTCCTCATGGACAACCTCGGCTGGGGCGAACTCGGCTGCTACGGCGGCGGTGTTCTGCGCGGCGCACCCACGCCGCGGATCGACAAGCTGGCCACCGAAGGGATGCGCCTGCTCAACTTCAACGTGGAGGCGCAGTGCGTGCCGAGCCGCGCCGCCCTGCTCACCGGCCGCTACGCCGTGCGCGGCGGAAATCAATCCGTGCCCCTCGAAACGCCCATCTACGGACTCACGCAGTGGGAACGAACCCTGCCCGAGATCCTTTCCGAAGCCGGCTACGCAACGGCGATGTACGGCAAATGGCACCTTGGCCAAACCAAGGGCCGCTTTCCCACCGACCATGGGTTCGACGAATGGTACGGCATCCCGAACTCGTCGAACGATTCGTTCTGGCCCACCAACTCCCGCTTCCGCCCTGGTTCGCATCCGTTCGTGAAGTACGCCGAGGTGATGGAGTCGAGACGCGGCGAGGCGCCGAAAGCGGTGAAGACCTACGATCTCGAAGCGCGCGCGGCGATCGACGGCGAGATCACCGATCGCGCGATCGGCTATCTGCAGCGGCAGGCCAAGTCGTCCAAGCCGTTCTTCCTGTACCTGCCATACACCATGCCGCACATGCCGCTGAAAGCGTCGAAAGAGTTCGCCGGCAAGACGGGCAACGGCGAGTTCGCGGACGTGCTGACCCAGATCGACACCTACAGCGGCCGGCTGCTCGACGAGATGGACCGGCTTCGCCTGCGCGACAACACGGTGTTCATCTTCGCCTCCGACAATGGCGGCGAGGCGACTCCCCCCTACCACGGCTTCAACGGACCCTGGCGCGGAACATACTTCACCGGCTTCGAAGGATCTCTGCGCGCGCCGTGCATTGTCCGATGGCCGGGACGAGTCCCGGCCGGCGCTGTGTCGAATGAAATCGTCCATGAGATGGACCTGTACACCACCCTCGCCGGCATGGCCGGTGCGAAGAGGCCGACGGACCGTATCATCGACGGCGTGGACCAGATCGAATTCCTGAGTGGGCGCGCGAAGCAATCGGCGCGCGAGTCCGTCGTCATCTACCTCGGCAGCGAGATCTGCGGCGTGAAGTGGCGCAACTGGAAGATGATCACCCGCGAGGTGGATCGGGGATTCGGCGAACCCTTGAAGCAATACACGTTCCCGCTTTGGTACGACCTGCACACGGACCCGAAGGAGGAAAACCCGCTGGATCCGCGGTGGATCGAGAACATGTGGGTGCGCTGGCCGGCGGGGCAGGTGCTCGTCGACCACCGGGCGTCGTTGAAGAAGGAGCCACCGATCCCGCCCGGGACGCCGGACTAG
- a CDS encoding pyridoxamine 5'-phosphate oxidase family protein translates to MKQLPPPSPDEARQLALGVVAADKFPMMATMDAAQPRVRPVSPVKTEEFTVWVASMRSSGKTGELDVNPRVELCYLSGDHDQVRITGKAEPVMRLDERQAIWDINPLLRAYLGSVDNPEFMLYRIVPHRVRFMREWALEYVEVPLTV, encoded by the coding sequence ATGAAACAGCTCCCGCCTCCTTCGCCCGATGAGGCGCGCCAGCTCGCGCTCGGCGTCGTCGCCGCCGACAAGTTTCCGATGATGGCGACGATGGATGCCGCGCAGCCGAGAGTGCGGCCGGTGTCGCCGGTGAAGACGGAGGAGTTCACCGTCTGGGTGGCGTCGATGCGGAGTTCCGGGAAGACGGGCGAACTCGACGTGAACCCGCGCGTTGAGCTGTGCTACCTCAGCGGCGACCACGACCAGGTGCGCATCACCGGCAAAGCCGAGCCGGTGATGCGTCTCGATGAGCGGCAGGCCATATGGGATATCAATCCGCTGCTTCGCGCCTATCTCGGCAGCGTGGACAATCCCGAGTTCATGCTCTACCGGATCGTGCCGCACCGGGTGCGGTTCATGCGGGAGTGGGCGCTTGAGTACGTCGAAGTGCCGCTGACGGTGTAG
- the murA gene encoding UDP-N-acetylglucosamine 1-carboxyvinyltransferase, which translates to MDQFRIEGGIPLQGEVAISGAKNSALPALAACLLTAEPVTLHRIPAVRDIGTMRKVLEYCGATIEDLGGGTLRIQAAELTRPEAPYEIVKTMRASSLVLGPLAARTGRARVSLPGGCAIGARPINLHVLGLEQLGATIHQEHGYIEARAEKGLRANHVLFERITVTGTEDLLMAAALAEGETVLENAAREPEVIDLAALLIAMGARIEGAGTSTIRVQGVSKLHGAEHTIIPDRIEAGTFVIAGAITGGEVTVTGCIPEHLGALIAKLRQAGITVRETGPDRLLVRAERRPRSVDMTTEEHPGFATDLQAQYMALMTQAEGISFITETIFENRYMHAPELARMGANIRVEGRQAIVAGPRTLSGANVIASDLRASASLVLAALVARGATVVDRVYHIDRGYEQIVEKLARLGARVDRLQSNTTAVAAAGD; encoded by the coding sequence ATGGATCAGTTTCGGATTGAAGGCGGCATCCCGCTCCAGGGTGAAGTCGCCATCAGCGGCGCGAAGAACTCAGCGCTGCCGGCGCTGGCCGCCTGCCTGCTCACCGCTGAGCCCGTCACGCTGCACAGGATCCCCGCGGTGCGCGACATCGGCACGATGCGCAAGGTGCTCGAGTACTGCGGCGCGACGATCGAAGACCTGGGCGGCGGCACGCTCCGCATTCAAGCCGCCGAACTCACGCGCCCGGAGGCTCCCTACGAGATCGTGAAGACGATGCGGGCGTCGAGCCTCGTGCTCGGTCCGCTCGCCGCCCGCACCGGACGCGCCCGCGTTTCGCTTCCCGGCGGATGCGCCATCGGCGCGCGGCCGATCAATCTTCACGTTCTCGGGCTCGAACAACTCGGCGCAACCATCCACCAGGAGCATGGCTATATCGAAGCCCGCGCCGAAAAGGGACTCCGCGCCAACCACGTGCTCTTCGAGCGGATCACCGTCACTGGTACGGAGGATCTCCTGATGGCGGCCGCGCTCGCCGAAGGCGAAACGGTTCTCGAGAACGCAGCGCGCGAGCCCGAAGTCATCGATCTGGCGGCGCTGCTCATCGCCATGGGCGCGCGGATCGAGGGCGCCGGCACGTCCACCATTCGCGTCCAAGGCGTATCCAAGCTGCACGGCGCCGAACACACCATCATTCCAGACCGTATCGAAGCCGGCACCTTCGTCATCGCCGGCGCCATCACGGGCGGCGAGGTCACCGTTACCGGCTGCATTCCCGAACACCTCGGCGCGCTGATCGCAAAGCTGCGCCAGGCGGGCATCACCGTTCGCGAAACGGGGCCGGACCGCCTGCTGGTGCGCGCCGAACGCCGCCCGCGTTCGGTGGACATGACCACCGAGGAACACCCGGGTTTCGCTACCGACCTCCAGGCCCAGTACATGGCGCTGATGACGCAGGCAGAGGGCATTTCGTTCATCACCGAGACTATCTTCGAGAACCGATACATGCACGCGCCGGAGCTGGCGCGCATGGGCGCCAACATCCGTGTGGAGGGCCGGCAGGCGATCGTCGCCGGGCCCCGCACGTTGAGCGGCGCCAACGTCATCGCGTCGGACCTGCGGGCCAGCGCCTCCCTGGTGCTCGCCGCGCTCGTGGCCCGGGGCGCCACTGTCGTCGACCGCGTTTATCACATCGATCGGGGCTACGAGCAGATCGTCGAGAAGCTCGCACGCCTAGGCGCCCGAGTCGATCGCCTGCAATCGAACACCACGGCCGTAGCCGCAGCCGGAGACTAA
- a CDS encoding glutathione peroxidase has translation MAANSVHEFTPLSIDGKPAPLAAYEGKVALIVNVASKCGFTPQYKGLEALYRKYKDRGFVVLGFPSNDFLWQEPGTNAEIAQFCKRKYDVTFPMFAKVRVRGSDGAPLYHFLTDRKANPETGGMIMWNFTKFLIDGDGRVIARFGPRTEPDAKEVLDAIDRALKKQAVRE, from the coding sequence ATGGCCGCCAACTCCGTTCACGAATTCACGCCTCTCTCGATCGACGGCAAGCCGGCGCCGCTAGCCGCATATGAGGGCAAGGTCGCGTTGATCGTCAACGTGGCCAGCAAGTGCGGGTTCACGCCGCAGTACAAAGGCCTGGAGGCGTTGTACCGCAAGTACAAGGACCGCGGCTTCGTCGTGCTCGGCTTTCCCTCGAACGATTTCCTCTGGCAGGAGCCCGGGACGAACGCCGAGATCGCTCAGTTCTGCAAGCGGAAATACGATGTGACGTTCCCGATGTTCGCGAAAGTACGCGTCCGTGGATCCGATGGCGCTCCGCTCTACCACTTCCTCACCGACAGGAAGGCGAATCCGGAGACGGGCGGGATGATCATGTGGAACTTCACGAAGTTCCTGATCGACGGCGACGGCCGGGTGATCGCGCGGTTCGGTCCGCGGACGGAGCCCGATGCGAAAGAAGTGCTGGACGCCATCGATCGGGCGCTGAAAAAGCAGGCGGTGCGAGAATAG
- a CDS encoding A24 family peptidase: MPGPLAALLIVLCVVAAVWDWQWRRIPNWLTLPVAAVGFAAQGVLFGATGLKAAAAGFGLACLITIPLFALRALGGGDVKLMAASGVLLGATHFGVLFVINAIAGGVVAAAYALAKGRLGATLRNVGAILGSAGRGRVPAADNPELDIAHPRALTIPRGAIYSLCALLLWAFGQFQPE; the protein is encoded by the coding sequence GTGCCTGGACCGCTGGCCGCGCTGCTGATCGTGTTGTGCGTGGTGGCCGCGGTGTGGGACTGGCAGTGGCGGCGCATTCCGAACTGGCTTACGCTACCCGTGGCTGCGGTCGGGTTCGCGGCGCAAGGCGTGTTGTTCGGAGCGACGGGATTGAAGGCGGCGGCCGCTGGCTTTGGGCTTGCCTGTCTCATCACGATTCCGCTTTTCGCCCTGCGGGCGCTCGGCGGCGGCGATGTGAAGCTGATGGCGGCGAGCGGAGTGCTGCTCGGCGCCACCCATTTCGGCGTGTTATTCGTGATCAACGCGATTGCGGGCGGCGTGGTGGCGGCAGCCTACGCGTTAGCCAAAGGCCGGCTGGGCGCGACGCTGCGAAACGTCGGTGCGATCCTTGGGTCCGCCGGACGGGGGCGCGTTCCCGCGGCGGACAATCCGGAGTTGGATATCGCACACCCGCGGGCGTTGACAATCCCGCGCGGCGCCATCTACTCTCTCTGCGCTCTGTTGCTTTGGGCGTTCGGGCAGTTCCAGCCCGAGTAA
- a CDS encoding sugar phosphate isomerase/epimerase family protein — MYASLNGTLVAGRVPWPEFARLAARTGFPGVDVAITPAMEQGLDATKKLLAELKLKPAVVGLPVEFRKDGATFQKGLEGLEAAAQFAAAIGCPRMTTWLPSWSELPKAEQRALWLDRFKRCADILARSKVRFGLEFLGPLHLRTRGPHEFVWRMEETLRFAEEIGPNTGLLVDSWHWHHAGATTKALEGIPAARIVHVQIADSQDLPPAKILDSERLMPGEGVADLTGFLRALKKAGYKDGVSPEVFGRGLKDMDPAAGAKLGYDTTTAVMKKAGVL, encoded by the coding sequence ATGTACGCCTCCCTGAACGGAACGCTTGTAGCCGGCCGAGTCCCCTGGCCCGAATTCGCCCGCCTTGCCGCCCGCACCGGCTTCCCCGGCGTCGACGTCGCCATCACCCCGGCAATGGAACAGGGTCTCGACGCGACCAAAAAGCTCCTTGCGGAATTGAAGCTCAAACCCGCGGTCGTCGGCTTGCCCGTCGAGTTCCGCAAGGACGGCGCCACGTTTCAGAAGGGCCTCGAAGGGCTCGAAGCCGCGGCGCAGTTCGCCGCCGCCATCGGATGCCCGCGTATGACCACGTGGCTCCCATCGTGGTCCGAACTCCCCAAGGCAGAGCAGCGCGCCCTCTGGCTCGACCGCTTCAAACGTTGCGCCGACATTCTCGCGCGCTCGAAGGTCCGCTTTGGACTCGAATTCCTCGGCCCGCTCCACTTGCGCACCCGTGGTCCGCACGAGTTCGTCTGGCGCATGGAAGAGACGCTGCGCTTCGCCGAAGAGATCGGCCCCAACACCGGGCTCCTCGTCGACTCCTGGCATTGGCATCACGCGGGCGCTACCACCAAGGCTCTCGAAGGGATTCCTGCCGCGCGCATCGTTCACGTGCAGATCGCGGACTCGCAGGATCTGCCACCCGCAAAGATCCTCGACAGCGAACGCCTCATGCCGGGCGAAGGCGTCGCCGACCTCACCGGCTTCCTCCGCGCGCTCAAAAAGGCGGGCTACAAAGACGGCGTGAGTCCTGAGGTTTTCGGCCGCGGGCTGAAAGACATGGACCCCGCCGCTGGAGCCAAACTCGGCTACGACACCACCACCGCCGTCATGAAAAAGGCGGGCGTCCTCTGA